A window from Lampris incognitus isolate fLamInc1 chromosome 5, fLamInc1.hap2, whole genome shotgun sequence encodes these proteins:
- the LOC130113145 gene encoding zinc finger protein OZF-like isoform X2, producing MEVITAEEEETRKGGKEKERELTMSNVSSTCQALKRRSRGKNVPEVSVLPLDLPEEEREVLTTPVKRRTQRKRALPTALSSSEELNSKTLLPFPEKRSNRKRKPTLPFVVEEKASNRVPSISVKRGPGRKLTPIPVKIPPELLKMAKEKLDYHCSVCGKDFPHVYKLKRHELTHTGEKPYCCSICGRGFNQKGNLKTHYKVHTGLKGIEDWADEMNPMSSRPPQYPEMLPNESRTESSVRCLECGANYDSLSALQAHHITTHTHTMADANPVVQSELQLHFCHRCSVMFTGKEQLEEHMKSHVKEKPYSCPDCGKKFINERYVQVHQRIHTGEKPFLCSHCGKGYHTASSLKLHEMQHSGERPFACSLCEKTFRINSSLMAHYQTHIKERPFLCSVCGKGYTRAEELKVHYRIHTGERPYQCGECGKSFIYRQGLRQHQRTHTGRRIGPTRQLGRPKKQPRLEN from the exons GAAGAGGAAACAAGGAagggaggaaaagaaaaagagagggagctgACAATGTCAAATGTTTCTTCCACCTGTcaag CGCTAAAGCGACGTAGTAGAGGGAAGAATGTTCCAGAGGTATCTGTACTACCACTAGACCTccctgaggaagagagagaagttcTGACAACTCCAG TGAAAAGGCGAACCCAAAGAAAGAGAGCTCTACCTACTGCATTGTCCTCCTCAGAAGAATTGAATTCAAAGACACTACTTCCCTTTCCAG AAAAGAGAAGTAACAGAAAGAGAAAACCTACCCTTCCGTTTGTTGTGGAAGAAAAAGCCAGCAATAGGGTTCCTTCCATTTCTG TGAAGAGGGGCCCTGGCAGAAAGTTAACTCCTATCCCAGTGAAAATACCCCCTGAGCTGCTGAAGATGGCTAAGGAGAAGCTAGACTACCACTGTTCAGTGTGTGGCAAAGACTTCCCTCATGTGTATAAACTCAAGAGGCATGAACTGACCCATACGGGAGAGAAACCGTACTGTTGCTCTATCTGTGGAAGGGGCTTCAACCAGAAAGGAAATCTCAAAACGCACTACAAGGTTCACACAG GACTTAAAGGTATTGAGGATTGGGCTGACGAGATGAATCCCATGTCATCAAGGCCTCCACAATACCCTGAGATGCTGCCCAATGAATCCAGGACTGAGTCATCTGTACGCTGCCTGGAATGTGGGGCCAACTATGATAGTCTTTCAGCCTTACAAGCACACCACattacaacacatacacacacaatggcAGATGCAAACCCAGTTGTACAGTCTGAATTACAGCTGCACTTCTGTCATCGGTGCAGCGTTATGTTCACTGGCAAAGAACAGCTAGAGGAGCATATGAAGAGTCATGTCAAGGAGAAACCCTATTCCTGTCCAGACTGTGGCAAGAAGTTCATCAATGAGCGATACGTACAAGTTCACCAGCGCatccatacaggagagaaaccattCCTCTGCTCCCACTGTGGCAAAGGGTACCACACAGCCTCATCTCTCAAGCTGCATgagatgcaacattcaggagagagacCCTTCGCCTGTTCCCTCTGTGAAAAGACATTTCGCATTAACTCCTCCTTAATGGCACATTATCAGACCCATATTAAAGAGAGACCTTTCCTTTGTAGTGTCTGTGGGAAAGGGTATACCAGGGCGGAAGAGCTGAAAGTGCACTACAGAATTCACACTGGAGAAAGGCCCTATCAATGTGGAGAATGTGGGAAAAGCTTCATCTATCGCCAGGGTCTAAGACAGCATCAGCGCACCCATACTGGAAGGCGCATAGGGCCCACTAGACAGCTCGGTAGACCCAAGAAACAACCCAGGCTTGAAAATTGA